ACCACGGCCCGCTACACCCATGTCGCCACCAAGCTGATCCGCGACACGGCGAGCCCCTACGAACTGCTGGAGCAACTTCGGGACCGAAGTCTGGAATGACGGGCGCGGGCGCTGCCCCGCCCGAAGCTGGAG
This region of Alphaproteobacteria bacterium genomic DNA includes:
- a CDS encoding integrase, with the translated sequence TTARYTHVATKLIRDTASPYELLEQLRDRSLE